A genomic window from Nicotiana sylvestris chromosome 11, ASM39365v2, whole genome shotgun sequence includes:
- the LOC104220141 gene encoding early nodulin-like protein 18: MEQNFNSKLQWFLLLLLFFTSFSRSADAYKNYTVGDSLGWFDNLEKPTVNYGKWVAGKNFSLGDFLIFNTDNNHSVIQTYNFSTYKSCDYDNALNNDTIQWSSTDPSSTSVYPVSIAVPLLKVGTTYFFSGDYDGEQCENGQNFKINVTHGQGLPRSLRDPSDDDSEAPMSPISGDDESVPDTIVPASFDHPHEVSDDSPEPSNSISLLAFSKFFGTKLNWIFVVVGLVFSIC; this comes from the exons ATGGAACAGAATTTCAACAGTAAACTTCAATGgtttcttcttctacttcttttCTTCACTTCCTTTTCAAGATCAGCTGATGCTTATAAGAATTACACAGTAGGTGATTCTTTGGGTTGGTTTGATAATCTTGAAAAACCTACTGTTAATTATGGAAAATGGGTTGCTGGCAAAAATTTCAGCCTCGGTGATTTTCTCA TTTTTAACACAGACAATAACCATTCAGTCATTCAAACCTACAACTTTTCCACATACAAAAGTTGTGATTACGACAATGCCTTAAACAACGATACTATACAATGGTCATCAACAGATCCATCATCAACTTCAGTTTATCCCGTTTCAATTGCAGTACCACTTTTAAAAGTTGGTACAACTTATTTTTTCTCTGGAGATTATGACGGCGAACAATGCGAAAACGGTcagaattttaaaataaatgtgaCACATGGTCAAGGACTACCTCGGAGCCTCAGGGATCCGTCTGATGATGATTCAGAGGCTCCGATGAGTCCGATTTCCGGCGACGATGAATCGGTGCCGGATACAATTGTTCCTGCTTCATTTGATCATCCACATGAAGTGAGTGATGATAGTCCTGAACCTTCAAATTCTATTTCACTATTAGCATTTTCTAAGTTTTTTGGTACTAAATTAAATTGGATATTTGTTGTGGTTGGTTTAGTTTTTAGTATTTGTTGA